The following are encoded together in the Meriones unguiculatus strain TT.TT164.6M chromosome 16, Bangor_MerUng_6.1, whole genome shotgun sequence genome:
- the Lst1 gene encoding leukocyte-specific transcript 1 protein, which yields MSDHTEGLYLYLLFGSVGLEGLLLLLVIVLFTCLCRVQQRVKRLERNKAQMPGQELHYASLQRLPVSSGDLTDREEGEGLKDDPSTDYACIAKNKPT from the exons ATGTCAGATCACACAGAAG GCCTTTATCTGTACCTGCTGTTTGGGAGCGTGGGGCTGGAAGGGCTCCTCCTGCTGCTCGTCATTGTCCTGTTCACCTGCCTGTGCCGGGTCCAGCAGAGAG tGAAGAGACTGGAAAGGAACAAG GCCCAGATGCCCGGGCAGGAGCTCCACTACGCGTCTCTGCAGAGGCTGCCGGTGTCCAGCGGTGACCTCACCGACAGAGAGGAGGGCGAGGGCCTGAAGGACGATCCCAGCACCGACTACGCCTGCATCGCCAAGAACAAGCCCACCTGA
- the Aif1 gene encoding allograft inflammatory factor 1: MDLQGGKAFGLRKAQQEEWLDGINKQFLSDPKYSSDEDLPCKLEAFKKKYMEFDLNGNGDIDIMSLKRMLEKLGAPKTHLELKKLIREVSSGSEETFSYCDFLRMMLGKRSAILRMILMYEEKNKEQQKPTGPPARKAISELP; the protein is encoded by the exons ATGGATCTGCAGG GAGGAAAAGCTTTTGGACTGCGGAAGGCCCAGCAGGAAGAGTGGCTGGATGGGATCAAcaag CAATTCCTCAGTGACCCCAAATACAGCAGCGATGAGGATTTGCCCTGCAAACTGGAAGCCTTCAAGA AGAAGTACATGGAGTTTGACCTGAATGGAAATGGAGATATCG ATATTATGTCCTTGAAGCGAATGCTGGAGAAACTCGGGGCTCCCAAGACCCACCTAGAGCTAAAGAAATTAATTAGGGAGGTGTCCAGCGGCTCCGAGGAGACATTCAGCTACTGTGACTTTCTCAGAATGATGCTGGGCAAGAGGTCCGCCATCTTGAGAAT GATTCTGATgtatgaggaaaaaaacaaagaacagcagAAGCCAACGGGTCCCCCAGCCAGGAAAGCTATTTCTGAGTTGCCCTAA